The following is a genomic window from Armatimonadota bacterium.
GAGGAACTGTCGCACTACGAGCTGCCGGCCCTTGTGCCCGAATTGCGCACGGTACTCACCGATGCCGCGACATACACGATCGCCGACGTCGGCGGCGATCCCGTCGGCGCACGCATCCTCGGGGCGTTCCGGCCGTATCTCGACCAGGATCAACTGGAGCTCTGGCTCGTCATCAATCCATGGCGGCCGCGCGCGGTCGCGGGTGATCTGCCGCGACTCCTCTCGGAGATCCAACGAGAGGCCGGCTTGACCGCCGACGCCGTCATCAGCTGCCCTAACCTGGGCCACGAAACCGCGGCCCGAGATGTCCGCGAAGGCCATCGGCGGGTCGAGCGTTACGCGAACGACCTCGGGTTACCGATCCGTTTTCTCGCTGTGGACGAGCGCTTGGCTGCGGAGGCGGCGGACCTGGGTGCGCCGCTGTGGCCAATGGCGCTGCGCGTTCGCTTGCCGTGGGAGGAATAGACCCGTTCGCTGGACCGCACGCGAAGGCGAGCGCCGCAGGCGCGCCGCCGTAGAGGTGCGTGGCCCGGTTTGCGCGAATCTATTATTGAGGTTCGTCTATTGGGGAAGGTCGCAAGGGGCAGCGGGGCACCTCCCAAACGGACCTCGTCCGGAAGAGTCTACGTGTATTACCGGCGCCGCGGTGATACACGAGACTCTATGATTACGAGCCACCGACGGTCGGACACCGAGAGATATGCCAACCATAGTCGTTGATCCAGAGAGATGTAAGGCGTGCGAACTGTGCGTGCACTTCTGCCCCAAGGGCCTGATGCGACTCGCGAAACGCATGAACAGCCGCGGGTTCCATCCGGCCGCCCTGCGGGACAAGCGGAAATGCAGCGGCTGCGCGCAGTGCGCCACGATGTGCCCGGACATCGCCATCACAGTCTATCGCTGAGGCGCCGGCCGCGGCCCGCCGCAGCCAGTCTGCAACAACCGATACGCGTGCGAGAGGTCACATGCGCAAGGAATCACTCGAGTTCTTCACATCCCTAGTTGACACTCCCAGCCCCTCCGGCTTCGAGCAGCCGTCTCAGACCGTCGTGCGTCAGTGGCTGGGCCGGTACGCCGCAGACGTGCGTACCGACGTGATGGGCAACGTCATCGGCGCCCTCAACCCGTCCGGCAGCCCGCGCGTCATGCTCGCGGGACACGTGGACGAGATCGGCCTGATGATCCGCTACATCAGCGACGATGGGTTCCTCCACTTCGCGCCCATCGGCGGGGTGGATCCGCAGTTGGTGCCGGGGCAGCGGGTGATGGTGCATTCCCGCCGCGGCCCGGTGCTCGGCGTGGTCGGCAAGAAAGCGATTCATCTCATG
Proteins encoded in this region:
- a CDS encoding 4Fe-4S binding protein, producing the protein MPTIVVDPERCKACELCVHFCPKGLMRLAKRMNSRGFHPAALRDKRKCSGCAQCATMCPDIAITVYR